One window of the Peptacetobacter hiranonis genome contains the following:
- a CDS encoding type 2 periplasmic-binding domain-containing protein: MKINKKVISTILAATLVAGVLTGCGNKEASTTENTSKKETLADTKAQLSSPKYDFEKEYAFGDFNRHSNADMDRQNGVDTFEDKEIVFKDISYDQLMNLMQQEGNFLIQLSGSWCHNSRAMGPSVNEFAKKYGIDTIYSYDFNVDNGEDGSMFVRMTNGKDTVGAKYNYMYGEMVSRFLTNLDDWIEYPSDSDTAISYTNADGKEVTVGRLQQPIMFLYNKDNVKDNSGKGVARGKFPVVYAFEQMVERDEKGLYVKETDAEGNDVLDKEGKPVRKYVTEEYRKNLLKIFDYIKNNKIELAHYDKEKYIKDAFNSYGKEIFKADEKVNIYPITYRQLEWLTDQDGNSLIMMGGPGNEKTRSIISTVNQYAVKNNVRVYMYDPQIDGAYTTDKWGYKQTTNILEENSPIVHMYKNLIDRHLTNLEGTRTMEDGTTIISAPYFFEFNKDAKDEDGFVAPIASFVEMPYTSNPEARYSIGKEKNLNACKESILTVMQKYGELTGVKIQDLK, translated from the coding sequence ATGAAGATAAATAAGAAAGTTATATCTACAATACTAGCAGCTACACTTGTTGCAGGTGTATTAACGGGATGTGGTAATAAAGAAGCTAGTACAACAGAAAACACATCTAAAAAAGAAACTTTAGCTGATACAAAAGCTCAGCTATCTTCTCCAAAATATGATTTTGAAAAAGAATATGCTTTTGGAGACTTCAATAGACATTCAAATGCTGATATGGATCGTCAGAACGGTGTAGATACATTTGAAGATAAAGAAATAGTATTCAAAGACATAAGTTATGATCAGCTTATGAACTTAATGCAGCAGGAAGGGAACTTCCTTATACAGTTAAGTGGTTCTTGGTGCCACAACAGTAGAGCCATGGGGCCTTCTGTAAATGAATTTGCAAAAAAATATGGAATAGACACAATATACTCATATGACTTTAACGTAGACAATGGGGAAGATGGTTCTATGTTCGTTCGTATGACTAACGGGAAAGACACAGTAGGGGCTAAATACAACTACATGTACGGAGAAATGGTATCTAGATTCTTAACTAACTTAGATGACTGGATAGAATATCCATCTGACTCAGATACTGCAATATCTTACACAAATGCAGATGGTAAAGAGGTTACTGTAGGTAGATTACAGCAGCCAATAATGTTCCTTTACAATAAAGACAATGTAAAAGATAATAGTGGTAAAGGTGTAGCTAGAGGAAAATTCCCAGTAGTTTACGCTTTTGAACAGATGGTTGAACGTGATGAAAAAGGTCTTTATGTAAAAGAAACTGATGCAGAAGGAAACGATGTATTAGATAAAGAAGGAAAACCAGTTAGAAAATATGTTACAGAAGAATACAGAAAAAATCTTCTTAAAATATTTGACTACATAAAAAATAATAAAATAGAATTAGCTCATTACGATAAAGAAAAATATATAAAAGATGCGTTTAATTCTTACGGAAAAGAAATATTCAAAGCAGACGAAAAAGTAAATATATATCCAATAACATATCGTCAGTTAGAATGGTTAACAGATCAGGACGGAAACTCTCTAATAATGATGGGTGGACCTGGAAATGAAAAAACTCGTTCTATAATATCTACTGTAAATCAGTACGCTGTTAAGAACAATGTAAGAGTTTATATGTACGATCCACAGATAGATGGTGCATATACAACAGATAAATGGGGATATAAACAGACTACAAATATATTAGAAGAAAACTCTCCAATAGTTCATATGTACAAAAATCTTATAGATAGACATTTAACTAATCTTGAAGGAACAAGAACAATGGAAGATGGAACAACTATAATAAGTGCACCATACTTCTTCGAGTTCAATAAAGATGCTAAAGATGAAGATGGATTTGTTGCTCCAATAGCTTCATTTGTAGAAATGCCATATACTTCTAATCCAGAAGCTAGATATTCTATAGGAAAAGAAAAGAACTTAAATGCTTGTAAAGAAAGTATATTAACTGTTATGCAGAAATACGGAGAACTTACAGGTGTTAAAATACAGGATTTAAAATAA
- a CDS encoding TlpA family protein disulfide reductase: MSKKIKVLAMLMGLIMTLSLVGCGGNKSASGEVKVGDEAPEFYADLTNGKSFILSENKGKVVLINFWATWCGPCVEELPAIEKLQKEYGDKIEIVAVNYGEDKKTVDEFLKDKNYTFKVAYDENMDICNAYPSDGIPYLVVVDKEGKVHETMVGSAGADEQYKRVLRSLTEAYEK, encoded by the coding sequence ATGTCGAAAAAAATAAAAGTTTTAGCGATGTTAATGGGATTAATAATGACATTATCTTTAGTTGGATGTGGAGGAAATAAAAGTGCTTCAGGAGAAGTGAAGGTTGGAGATGAAGCACCTGAGTTTTACGCAGACCTAACTAATGGAAAAAGTTTTATACTTTCAGAAAATAAAGGTAAGGTAGTTTTAATTAATTTCTGGGCTACTTGGTGTGGACCATGTGTTGAAGAATTACCAGCGATAGAAAAACTTCAGAAAGAGTACGGAGATAAGATAGAAATAGTTGCTGTAAACTACGGTGAGGATAAAAAGACTGTCGATGAGTTTTTAAAAGATAAAAACTATACTTTTAAAGTAGCTTATGATGAAAATATGGATATATGTAATGCATATCCTTCAGACGGTATTCCTTATTTAGTTGTTGTAGATAAGGAAGGAAAAGTGCACGAAACTATGGTAGGATCTGCAGGAGCAGATGAGCAGTACAAGAGAGTTTTAAGATCTTTAACGGAGGCTTATGAAAAATAA
- a CDS encoding CD1871A family CXXC motif-containing protein translates to MNKGKILRKVIFVAAVLLIIVGALSGGIRDVMNKANRICYECIGIG, encoded by the coding sequence ATGAATAAGGGGAAAATACTTAGAAAGGTTATTTTCGTAGCAGCAGTTCTTTTGATAATAGTTGGAGCTTTAAGTGGCGGAATTAGAGATGTTATGAACAAGGCAAATAGAATTTGCTACGAATGTATAGGAATAGGATAG
- a CDS encoding 4Fe-4S binding protein: MFEWIKDRKRRLIQVISAVLYNCNIGGFAEGKIYQGASKGMCVPGLNCYSCPGAIGSCPLGSVQSALVSAKYKFPYYIIGILLLFGILLGRVICGFLCPFGLIQELLYKIPTKKVKKGKWSEKLSLLKYVILVVFVVIIPLTMSAPGFCKYICPAGTLEAGVPLVSSNQRLQSLTGFLFNWKIGIMIIILVMTVFVFRGFCRFLCPLGAFYGLFNKISVFGFVIDENKCTGCNACTITCKLDVKKVGDMECVQCGECINKCKENAIKFKRK, encoded by the coding sequence ATGTTTGAATGGATAAAAGATAGAAAAAGAAGATTAATCCAGGTAATTTCGGCTGTATTATACAACTGCAATATAGGTGGATTTGCTGAGGGTAAAATCTATCAAGGAGCAAGCAAGGGGATGTGTGTACCAGGGCTTAACTGCTACTCATGTCCTGGAGCTATAGGATCTTGCCCACTTGGAAGTGTGCAGTCTGCACTAGTATCTGCCAAGTATAAATTTCCATACTATATAATAGGAATACTTTTGCTCTTTGGAATACTTCTAGGTAGGGTGATTTGTGGATTCTTATGTCCTTTTGGGCTAATTCAGGAATTACTTTACAAAATACCTACTAAAAAGGTAAAAAAAGGAAAATGGAGCGAAAAATTATCTTTATTAAAGTATGTAATACTAGTTGTATTCGTTGTAATAATACCTCTAACTATGTCAGCGCCTGGGTTCTGTAAATATATTTGCCCAGCTGGAACATTAGAAGCAGGTGTACCTTTAGTGTCTAGCAATCAGCGGTTACAGTCGCTCACAGGATTCTTGTTCAACTGGAAAATAGGGATTATGATAATAATTCTTGTTATGACAGTGTTTGTATTTAGAGGATTTTGTAGATTTTTGTGTCCACTTGGAGCATTCTATGGGTTATTTAACAAGATTTCTGTGTTTGGATTTGTAATAGATGAGAATAAATGCACAGGATGTAACGCATGTACAATAACTTGTAAACTTGATGTAAAAAAAGTTGGGGATATGGAATGTGTACAATGTGGGGAATGTATAAACAAGTGCAAAGAAAATGCGATAAAATTTAAAAGAAAATAA
- the ychF gene encoding redox-regulated ATPase YchF, which produces MKLGIVGLPNVGKSTLFNAITQAGAESANYPFCTIDPNIGVVSVPDPRLDKLKELYNSKKIVQTAIEFCDIAGLVKGASKGEGLGNKFLSNIREVDAIVHVVRCFEDPNVVHVDGSVDPLRDIETINLELIFSDIEVLERRLVKTTKALKADKTLQGEVDILNSLMATLEDNKCIRTMEFDEDTAAFVKSLNLLTSKPVIYVANVCEDDLADDGATNAMVAKVREFAETEGSDTVVVCAQIEAEISELETDEEKKEFLETLGLEQSGLDKLIRASYHLLGLISFLTAGEMEVRAWTIKNGTKAPQAGGKIHSDIERGFIKAETIAYEDLIQYGNMTAAKEKGAVRLEGKEYVVKDGDVILFKFNV; this is translated from the coding sequence ATGAAATTAGGTATAGTTGGTTTACCAAACGTTGGTAAAAGTACACTATTTAATGCTATAACTCAGGCAGGGGCTGAGTCAGCAAACTACCCATTCTGTACAATAGACCCTAATATAGGTGTTGTATCTGTACCAGATCCAAGATTAGACAAATTAAAAGAGCTTTACAACTCTAAAAAAATAGTTCAGACTGCTATAGAATTCTGCGATATAGCTGGACTAGTTAAAGGAGCTTCAAAAGGTGAAGGTTTAGGAAACAAATTCTTATCTAACATAAGAGAAGTTGACGCTATAGTTCACGTTGTTAGATGTTTTGAAGACCCTAACGTTGTTCACGTTGACGGTTCTGTAGACCCATTAAGAGATATAGAAACTATAAACTTAGAGTTAATATTCTCTGATATAGAAGTTCTTGAAAGAAGATTAGTTAAAACTACTAAAGCTTTAAAAGCTGATAAAACTCTTCAGGGAGAAGTTGATATATTAAACAGCTTAATGGCTACTTTAGAAGACAATAAATGTATAAGAACTATGGAATTTGACGAAGATACTGCAGCTTTCGTTAAATCATTAAACTTACTTACTTCTAAACCAGTTATATATGTAGCTAATGTTTGTGAAGATGATTTAGCAGATGACGGTGCTACTAATGCAATGGTTGCAAAAGTTAGAGAATTCGCTGAAACAGAAGGTTCTGATACAGTTGTTGTATGTGCTCAGATAGAAGCTGAAATATCTGAACTTGAAACTGATGAAGAAAAGAAAGAATTCCTTGAAACTTTAGGACTTGAACAGTCAGGTCTTGACAAGCTTATAAGAGCTTCTTACCACTTATTAGGATTAATATCATTCCTAACTGCTGGTGAAATGGAAGTTAGAGCTTGGACTATAAAAAATGGAACAAAAGCTCCTCAGGCTGGCGGAAAAATCCACTCTGATATAGAAAGAGGATTCATAAAAGCTGAAACAATAGCTTACGAAGACTTAATACAGTATGGAAACATGACTGCAGCTAAAGAAAAAGGTGCTGTAAGACTTGAAGGAAAAGAATACGTAGTTAAAGATGGAGATGTAATATTATTCAAATTTAACGTATAA
- a CDS encoding IS3 family transposase, which translates to MSKKQFSKEETLELSKNPFVKNVSCKSITYTNEFKIHFITEYNKGKNPTQIFKEAGFDTNIIGAKRIKCASERWRKSYKENGILGLDDSRVNNSGRPRKRKLTDKEIIDKKDAEIAYLKAELELVKKLDFEERQVMNNKLPSVKIFKLINDVINKYCLKKMIKHLCIVAGVSRSGFYNYLKNKNVISKQEEKDLEAKEIILKAYKFRGYKKGSRSIKMILKSKFNIIFNRKKIQRIMKKYGIKCPIRESNPAKRMGKARKEHHTVPNKLNREFKQGIPGKVLLTDITYMPYGNGKTAYLSTVKDSSTNEILSYHLSKNLKMDIVISTINNLMLSNSDKLHKDAFIHSDQGVHYTSTIFQNLLKKYNLGQSMSRKGNCWDNAPQESFFGHMKDEIDYKSCNTFEELKSLIDDYMDYYNNDRCQWNLKQLTPIQYRSQLLAA; encoded by the coding sequence ATGAGTAAAAAACAATTTAGTAAAGAAGAAACATTAGAGCTATCAAAAAATCCATTTGTAAAGAATGTAAGCTGTAAATCAATAACATATACAAATGAATTTAAAATACATTTCATAACAGAATACAATAAGGGAAAAAATCCAACACAGATATTTAAAGAAGCAGGTTTTGACACTAACATCATAGGTGCAAAACGTATTAAATGCGCTAGCGAGCGATGGAGAAAGTCATATAAAGAAAATGGTATTTTGGGACTAGATGATTCTAGAGTTAATAATTCTGGAAGACCAAGAAAAAGAAAATTAACAGATAAAGAGATAATAGATAAGAAGGATGCTGAAATAGCATATCTTAAAGCAGAGCTAGAACTAGTAAAAAAGCTAGACTTCGAAGAAAGGCAGGTGATGAATAATAAGCTACCTTCGGTGAAAATATTCAAATTAATTAATGATGTAATAAATAAATATTGTTTAAAAAAAATGATAAAACATCTATGTATTGTTGCAGGAGTATCTAGATCTGGATTTTATAACTATTTAAAAAACAAGAATGTAATAAGCAAACAAGAAGAAAAGGATTTAGAAGCAAAAGAAATAATTCTTAAAGCATATAAGTTCAGAGGATACAAAAAAGGTTCTCGTTCAATAAAAATGATTTTAAAAAGTAAATTTAATATAATATTTAACAGAAAAAAAATTCAAAGAATAATGAAAAAATATGGAATTAAATGTCCTATTCGCGAGTCAAATCCAGCTAAACGTATGGGAAAAGCAAGAAAAGAACATCACACAGTTCCTAATAAATTGAATAGAGAATTTAAACAAGGTATACCAGGAAAAGTACTTTTAACTGATATTACGTATATGCCGTACGGCAATGGGAAAACAGCATATTTATCAACTGTAAAAGATTCTTCTACGAATGAAATTTTATCGTATCATTTATCGAAGAATTTAAAAATGGATATTGTTATTTCAACTATTAACAATCTCATGTTATCAAATTCAGACAAATTACATAAAGATGCATTTATTCATTCTGATCAAGGAGTTCATTATACAAGTACTATTTTTCAGAACTTGTTAAAAAAATATAATTTAGGTCAATCTATGTCTAGAAAAGGTAATTGTTGGGACAATGCTCCGCAGGAGTCATTCTTTGGTCATATGAAAGATGAAATAGATTATAAAAGTTGCAATACATTTGAAGAGTTAAAAAGTTTAATAGATGATTATATGGATTATTATAATAATGATCGTTGTCAGTGGAATTTAAAACAGCTGACTCCTATTCAATATAGAAGTCAGCTGCTTGCTGCTTAA
- the yfmF gene encoding EF-P 5-aminopentanol modification-associated protein YfmF, which translates to MGLTLIKTEKFKSNLISINIQRMLDKNEAAKNSLLPQVLASGCEKYPSMKELSDRLDDLYGAALAADTSKRGERQIISFKVLNTNDKYIDEKIFGDIIELLNDLITKPLVIDGGFKKEYVEIEKENLKNKVLSIINDKRSYAHKRCIEIMCEGEKFSIPSAGTIEEIDAITPDSLYEHYKKIIKNSRIDIIVEGDFDCEEIENTIKSHFSIERGEIQHVVREEFAKEVKEVKKVDEAMDIKQGKLVMGFRANTDYKDAKKYYALVTGVGVLGGGPHSKLFNNVREKESLCYYIFANVDKYKSIMMISSGIEVQNREKTERLIMENLDAVRNGEITELELVNTKKSLINGLRSSCDGLGGMSEFVFSQELGRTDYTVEEIIDYVENITVEDIVDAMKDIQEDTVYFLTNEK; encoded by the coding sequence ATGGGGCTTACTCTTATAAAAACTGAAAAATTCAAATCAAATCTGATTAGCATAAATATACAGAGAATGTTAGATAAAAACGAGGCAGCAAAAAACTCACTATTACCTCAGGTTCTTGCGAGTGGATGCGAAAAATATCCTTCAATGAAGGAATTATCTGATAGACTTGACGACCTTTATGGTGCTGCTTTAGCTGCGGATACTTCAAAACGTGGAGAAAGACAGATAATATCTTTTAAAGTTTTAAATACTAATGACAAATATATAGATGAAAAAATATTTGGAGATATAATCGAGCTTTTAAACGATTTAATAACAAAACCTCTTGTAATAGACGGCGGATTTAAAAAAGAATACGTTGAAATAGAAAAAGAAAACCTAAAAAATAAGGTTTTATCTATTATAAATGATAAAAGATCTTATGCGCACAAGAGATGTATAGAAATAATGTGTGAAGGAGAAAAATTTAGCATACCATCTGCTGGTACAATAGAGGAGATAGACGCTATAACTCCTGACTCTCTTTACGAACACTATAAAAAAATAATAAAAAATTCAAGAATAGATATAATAGTAGAAGGAGATTTTGATTGTGAAGAAATCGAAAATACTATAAAGAGCCATTTCTCAATAGAAAGAGGAGAAATACAGCATGTAGTTAGAGAAGAGTTTGCTAAAGAAGTAAAAGAAGTTAAAAAAGTAGACGAAGCTATGGACATAAAACAGGGTAAACTTGTTATGGGATTTAGAGCAAATACAGACTACAAAGATGCTAAAAAATACTATGCTTTAGTTACTGGAGTTGGTGTTTTAGGTGGAGGACCTCACTCAAAACTATTCAACAATGTTAGAGAAAAAGAAAGTCTTTGCTACTACATATTCGCAAATGTAGATAAATACAAATCTATAATGATGATTTCTTCAGGTATAGAAGTACAGAACAGAGAAAAAACAGAAAGACTTATAATGGAAAATCTTGATGCTGTAAGAAATGGGGAAATAACAGAATTAGAGTTAGTTAATACTAAAAAATCTCTAATAAACGGACTTAGATCTTCATGTGATGGACTAGGTGGAATGTCAGAATTCGTATTTTCACAGGAATTAGGACGGACAGATTACACAGTAGAAGAGATAATAGATTATGTTGAAAATATAACTGTTGAAGATATAGTTGACGCTATGAAGGATATACAGGAAGATACAGTATACTTCCTTACAAATGAAAAATAA